In one Myxocyprinus asiaticus isolate MX2 ecotype Aquarium Trade chromosome 1, UBuf_Myxa_2, whole genome shotgun sequence genomic region, the following are encoded:
- the LOC127440170 gene encoding uncharacterized protein LOC127440170 — MHVKSLQSELMRLQEHSRQALFRLNKYHISSLGPHRTGVTNHQSLHHEIQEAQPNVAMESISGSLSQILPTIPLRGDIQFPKMKPVELSHILHTQLSETDKVGNSVTEKLERLYLKEQQQHGRSRHRLVTLFKELDLLEAPLAEQAQRLSMTKHQKQEAQIAASITWWKCLTKENRIIQTGGEPQEAVRDMQHELQNLEADLKTAQLEESKPGLRVVRTFRDAQIQVDREKNEFRDVAVVTESAYVGEATDDLLKALRRVEGMVAQAMQAAHVLMDSEKKMKERIEAISLRVGQVLSRAAAIENQINALEATISANTQWMLMDSWWIVAQLLSLPFTHQNLPLLKAALLQLHQ, encoded by the exons ATGCATGTGAAGAGCCTGCAGTCAGAACTGATGAGGCTACAAGAGCACTCACGGCAGGCACTCTTCAG gTTAAACAAATACCATATTAGCTCTTTAGGTCCACATAGGACAGGTGTGACAAACCATCAGTCTTTGCATCATGAGATTCAGGAAGCTCAACCG AATGTGGCTATGGAGTCGATTAGTGGCTCACTGAGTCAGATCTTGCCCACCATCCCCCTGAGAGGAGACATTCAGTTCCCAAAGATGAAGCCTGTTGAATTATCCCATATACTCCACACACAACTCTCAGAGACT GATAAAGTTGGCAACAGTGTGACTGAAAAGTTAGAGAGACTCTATCTAAAGGAGCAACAACAGCATGGAAGATCTAGGCATCGGCTGGTGACACT ATTTAAAGAGCTGGATCTTCTTGAAGCTCCACTGGCAGAACAGGCACAGAGGCTGTCCATGACCAAACATCAGAAGCAGGAAGCCCAAATAGCAGCATCCATCACCTGGTGGAAGTGCCTCACCAAGGAGAACAGGATAATCCAGACTGGAGGAGAACCACAGGAGGCTGTGAGAGACATGCAGCATGAGCTCCAAAACCTGGAGGCTGATCTGAAAACAGCCCAGCTGGAAGAGAGTAAGCCTGGTTTGAGAGTGGTGAGAACCTTCAGAGATGCTCAGATTCAGGTTGACAGAGAGAAGAATGAATTTAGGGATGTAGCTGTGGTTACTGAGTCAGCGTATGTAGGAGAGGCCACAGATGACCTGCTGAAGGCCCTGAGGAGAGTGGAGGGCATGGTGGCTCAGGCCATGCAGGCAGCCCACGTGCTTATGGACAGTGAGAAGAAGATGAAAGAGAGAATAGAAGCCATTAGCCTGAGAGTGGGACAAGTCCTGAGTCGAGCTGCAGCCATTGAGAACCAAATTAATGCACTGGAGGCCACAATCTCTGCTAACACACAG TGGATGCTGATGGATTCCTGGTGGATTGTCGCTCAGTTGCTGTCACTTCCCTTCACACATCAGAACCTACCACTCTTGAAAGCAGCCTTGCTCCAATTACATCAGTAA